The following coding sequences are from one Burkholderia stabilis window:
- a CDS encoding response regulator, with translation MPDTSSSSGAGQSAQALVLIAEDEPEIAEILIAYFARNGLRTVHAADGRRALELHLSLKPDLVLLDVQMPHVDGWKVLAEIRHRGDTPVIMLTALDQDIDKLTGLRIGADDYVVKPFNPAEVVARAQAVLRRSMAGARQEERVLRAAPFEIDLERHEATVEAGGTRHTLVLTLTEFKLLAQLARAPRRVFSRGELMATCLPEGDALERTVDSHVSKLRKKLDDLGVAGVPVSVRGVGYKLWSGE, from the coding sequence CTGCCCGATACTTCGTCATCTTCCGGCGCCGGCCAGAGCGCCCAGGCGCTCGTCCTCATCGCCGAGGACGAACCCGAGATCGCCGAGATCCTGATCGCCTATTTCGCGCGCAACGGCCTGCGCACCGTGCACGCCGCCGACGGCCGCCGCGCGCTCGAACTCCACCTGTCGCTCAAGCCCGACCTCGTGCTGCTGGACGTGCAGATGCCGCACGTCGACGGCTGGAAGGTGCTCGCCGAGATCCGCCACCGCGGCGACACGCCCGTCATCATGCTGACCGCGCTCGACCAGGACATCGACAAGCTGACCGGGCTGCGCATCGGCGCCGACGACTACGTGGTCAAGCCGTTCAATCCCGCCGAAGTCGTCGCGCGCGCGCAGGCCGTGCTGCGCCGCTCGATGGCGGGCGCGCGCCAGGAAGAGCGCGTGCTGCGCGCCGCGCCGTTCGAGATCGATCTCGAACGCCACGAAGCGACGGTCGAGGCCGGCGGCACGCGGCACACGCTCGTGCTGACGCTGACCGAATTCAAGCTGCTCGCGCAACTGGCGCGCGCACCGCGCCGCGTGTTCAGCCGCGGCGAACTGATGGCCACCTGCCTGCCGGAAGGCGATGCGCTGGAGCGCACGGTCGACAGCCACGTCAGCAAGCTGCGCAAGAAACTCGACGACCTCGGCGTCGCGGGCGTGCCGGTGAGCGTGCGCGGCGTCGGCTACAAGCTGTGGAGCGGCGAATGA
- a CDS encoding histidine phosphatase family protein, with the protein MAELFLVRHGQASFGTDDYDRLSAPGEQQGVWLGEYFAQQGLTFDRVMCGTLNRHAQTVDAILRGMGREGVVVDRHPGLNEYDFHGLFAAAASDYPEIARLAAGSMKEHFRALRQVLQLWSEDKLGESAPETWAHFQQRVADARAAIRGGGGQRVLAVSSGGPIAVTVQQVLAAPPSSAIALNLQIRNSSLSQFFFNADAFHLASFNGIPHLEDPARHTWRTYG; encoded by the coding sequence ATGGCTGAACTCTTTCTGGTACGGCACGGGCAGGCGTCGTTCGGCACCGACGACTACGACCGGCTTTCCGCGCCCGGCGAACAGCAGGGCGTCTGGCTCGGCGAATACTTCGCGCAGCAGGGCCTGACGTTCGACCGCGTGATGTGCGGCACGCTGAACCGCCACGCGCAGACGGTCGACGCGATCCTGCGCGGGATGGGCCGCGAAGGCGTGGTGGTCGACCGCCATCCGGGCCTGAACGAATACGACTTCCACGGGCTGTTCGCGGCGGCCGCCAGCGACTATCCGGAGATCGCGCGGCTCGCGGCCGGATCGATGAAGGAACATTTCCGCGCGCTTCGGCAGGTGCTGCAGCTGTGGTCCGAGGACAAGCTCGGCGAATCGGCCCCCGAGACGTGGGCGCACTTCCAGCAGCGCGTCGCCGACGCGCGCGCCGCGATCCGCGGCGGCGGCGGGCAGCGCGTGCTCGCGGTGAGCTCCGGCGGCCCGATCGCGGTCACCGTGCAGCAGGTGCTGGCCGCGCCGCCGTCGAGCGCGATCGCGCTGAACCTGCAGATCCGCAACAGCAGTCTTTCGCAGTTTTTCTTCAACGCCGATGCGTTCCACCTCGCGTCGTTCAACGGCATCCCGCATCTCGAGGATCCCGCACGACACACGTGGCGGACCTACGGCTGA
- a CDS encoding ATP-binding protein has protein sequence MKLDGLSRQIALTMGAMVFGVTLLLVLTAYVFYYLLYTYQPSAFNLSDWTPTGPEWVWLVATTAVGLALSVFVATHLAGRILEPLNSVTDSIRRVARGDLGARAVAGDRSLREAALLADNFNALASELQRVTDEQTFWNAAIAHELRTPVTVLRGRLQGLAEGVFTPSETLYRSLLAQVEGLTRLIEDLRVVSLADSGHLSIEIRETDLAHDVHAVVDAFAHTLQAAGQHATLDLDTRRMCCDPVRIRQALLALLENARRHAVPGAIRIQTRVEGGMCRLRVEDDGPGIPADFAAHVFQAFRRVDDTQPGGSGLGLAVVAAIAHAHGGEAVCVPTGAGGTRFEVQWPDNLVPAPAHRRFPA, from the coding sequence ATGAAGCTCGACGGGCTGAGCCGCCAGATCGCGCTGACGATGGGCGCGATGGTATTCGGCGTCACGCTGCTGCTCGTGCTGACGGCCTACGTGTTCTATTACCTGCTGTACACGTACCAGCCCTCGGCCTTCAACCTGTCGGACTGGACGCCGACCGGCCCCGAATGGGTCTGGCTGGTCGCGACCACGGCGGTCGGCCTCGCGCTCTCCGTGTTCGTGGCGACCCACCTTGCGGGGCGCATCCTCGAACCGCTCAACTCTGTGACGGACAGCATCCGCCGCGTCGCGCGCGGCGATCTCGGCGCGCGCGCCGTCGCCGGCGACCGTTCGCTGCGCGAAGCCGCGCTGCTCGCCGACAATTTCAATGCGCTGGCGAGCGAGCTGCAGCGCGTAACCGACGAGCAGACGTTCTGGAACGCGGCGATCGCGCACGAACTGCGTACGCCCGTCACCGTGCTGCGCGGGCGCCTGCAAGGGCTCGCCGAAGGCGTGTTCACGCCCAGCGAAACGCTTTATCGCAGCCTGCTCGCGCAGGTCGAGGGGTTGACGCGGCTGATCGAGGATCTGCGCGTGGTCAGCCTCGCGGACAGCGGCCACCTGAGCATCGAGATTCGCGAAACCGATCTCGCCCACGACGTGCACGCGGTGGTCGACGCGTTCGCGCACACGTTGCAGGCCGCCGGCCAGCATGCGACGCTCGATCTCGACACGCGGCGCATGTGCTGCGACCCGGTCCGCATCCGCCAGGCGTTGCTGGCGCTGCTGGAGAATGCGCGCCGCCATGCGGTGCCCGGCGCGATCCGGATCCAGACGCGCGTCGAAGGCGGGATGTGCCGCCTGCGCGTCGAGGACGACGGCCCCGGCATCCCGGCCGATTTCGCGGCCCACGTGTTCCAGGCGTTCCGGCGCGTCGACGATACGCAGCCCGGCGGCAGCGGCCTCGGGCTCGCCGTCGTCGCGGCGATCGCGCATGCGCACGGCGGCGAAGCCGTCTGCGTGCCGACCGGCGCGGGCGGCACGCGCTTCGAGGTGCAGTGGCCCGACAACCTCGTGCCGGCGCCGGCGCATCGGCGCTTTCCGGCTTAG
- a CDS encoding DUF3309 family protein — protein MLGTILIVILILVLIGAFPTWPHSRSWGYWPSGSVGLIVVIVVVLVVLGQI, from the coding sequence ATGCTCGGTACGATCCTTATCGTCATACTGATTTTGGTGCTCATCGGTGCATTTCCTACATGGCCGCATAGCCGAAGCTGGGGCTATTGGCCATCGGGCTCGGTCGGGCTGATTGTCGTCATCGTCGTCGTGCTGGTGGTGCTGGGTCAAATCTGA
- a CDS encoding phosphotransferase produces MTNPSQQLDTARLTRYLEAHVPGFEGPVDTEKFAGGQSNPTFLLHAKSGRYVLRRQPPGELLKSAHAVDREFRVLSALSGTAVPVARPYHLCEDRDVIGSLFYVMSFEDGRIFWDPALPELPKADRAVCYDALLQTMAALHDVDVDAVGLADYGRPGNYFERQIGVWTKQYRAAETERLDAMETLIDWLPKACPDDTGRPALVHGDFRIDNVMFARDGYRVQAVLDWELSTLGNPLADLAYFCMCLRLPSGGQVRGIAGLDRAALGVPDEAQIIARYCELRGIEPIRDWHFYLAFSFFRLASIAQGVKARALQGNASSAEALRVGAMAGKLAEEAVRVIDAHR; encoded by the coding sequence ATGACGAACCCTTCCCAGCAACTCGATACAGCCCGCCTCACGCGCTACCTCGAAGCGCACGTGCCGGGCTTCGAAGGCCCGGTCGACACGGAGAAGTTTGCCGGCGGCCAGTCGAATCCGACTTTCCTGCTGCACGCGAAGAGCGGCCGCTACGTGCTGCGCCGCCAGCCGCCGGGCGAACTGCTGAAATCCGCGCATGCGGTCGACCGCGAATTCCGCGTGCTGAGCGCGCTGTCGGGCACGGCGGTGCCGGTCGCGCGGCCGTATCACCTCTGCGAAGACCGCGACGTGATCGGCAGCCTGTTCTACGTGATGAGCTTCGAGGACGGCCGGATCTTCTGGGACCCGGCGCTGCCGGAACTGCCGAAGGCCGATCGTGCGGTGTGCTACGACGCGTTGCTGCAGACGATGGCCGCGCTGCACGACGTCGATGTCGACGCGGTGGGCCTGGCCGACTACGGCCGCCCCGGTAACTACTTCGAGCGCCAGATCGGCGTGTGGACGAAGCAGTATCGCGCGGCGGAGACGGAGCGCCTCGACGCGATGGAGACGCTGATCGACTGGCTGCCGAAAGCATGCCCCGACGATACGGGCCGGCCGGCGCTGGTGCACGGCGATTTCCGGATCGACAACGTGATGTTCGCGCGCGACGGCTATCGCGTGCAGGCCGTGCTCGACTGGGAACTGTCGACGCTCGGCAACCCGCTCGCCGATCTCGCGTATTTCTGCATGTGCTTGCGGTTGCCGTCCGGCGGGCAGGTGCGCGGGATCGCGGGCCTGGATCGCGCGGCGCTCGGCGTGCCGGACGAAGCGCAGATCATCGCGCGCTATTGCGAATTGCGCGGCATCGAACCGATCCGCGACTGGCACTTCTATCTCGCGTTCAGCTTCTTCCGGCTCGCGTCGATCGCGCAAGGCGTGAAGGCGCGCGCGCTGCAGGGCAATGCGTCGAGCGCGGAAGCGCTGCGCGTCGGCGCGATGGCCGGCAAGCTCGCCGAGGAAGCCGTGCGCGTGATCGACGCGCACCGCTGA